The following proteins are co-located in the Oenanthe melanoleuca isolate GR-GAL-2019-014 chromosome 4, OMel1.0, whole genome shotgun sequence genome:
- the OCIAD1 gene encoding OCIA domain-containing protein 1 gives MEAGQGPGPGPGPGPGGDAAEREVPRPYVPTEEERRLLKECAEESFRYRAFPLAAVSMLGTSFLIRKGVLRDSSRFGSFIKVAFAGMCGYMAGKISYLPICSEKFKKLKDSPIGDVLRQAQRHSSPNRSSRKSEFSDISSDIQTSQSFTESSPPRAGFPPSSSYSDEYSSTDRALSSYEPIPFSASLNESSPTGITDYTVQEPAPIPEEGRKKKGITYEELRNKHRQTYDVMQPPKTEIPSKFSQEKPAKEVKVNKYGDTWDE, from the exons ATGGAGGCCGGGCAGGGACCCGGACCCGGACCCGGACCGGGACCCGGCGGCGACGCAGCTGAG AGGGAAGTACCTAGGCCTTATGTTCCaacagaggaggaaagaagaCTCCTCAAGGAATGTGCTGAAGAAAGTTTCCGGTATAGAG CCTTTCCTTTGGCGGCAGTGAGCATGCTTGGTACTAGTTTCTTAATTAGAAAAG GTGTTCTAAGAGATAGCTCAAGATTTGGCTCTTTTATTAAAGTTGCAT ttgctgGAATGTGTGGATACATGGCTGGAAAGATATCCTACTTGCCAATCTGTAGCGAGAAATTTAAGAAACTGAAGGATTCTCCAATAGGAGATGTTCTACGACAAGCTCAGAGACATAGTTCACCTAA CCGTTCCAGTCgtaaatctgaattttcagaCATTTCTTCAGACATTCAGACTTCTCAGTCATTTACTGAGTCTTCTCCTCCAAGAGCTGGATTCCCACCTTCTTCTAGCTATTCAGATGAGTACAGCTCAACAGATAGAGCTCTCTCAAGTTATGAACCCATTCCATTCAGTGCTTCTCTGAATGAATCTTCACCTACAGGAATTACTGATTACACTGTTCAAG aaccTGCTCCAATTCCAGAAGAAGGTCgtaaaaaaaaaggcataacaTATGAGGAATTAAGGAATAAACACAGGCAGACATATGATGTAATGCAACCACCAAAGACTGAAATTCCAAGCAagttttcacaggaaaaacCAGCTAAGGAAG ttaaagtaaataaatatggAGATACCTGGGATGAGTAA